The DNA region ACATTACAAGAGAAGTGGGTTTTTGTGACCAAGATTTAATgatcaaaatgactattttctaCGAAAACCGtaagaaatagtcattttggtcaTTAAATCTTGGTCACAAAAGCTCACTTCTCTTGTAGTGTTAATTAAAGAAGTTATGataataatataagaaattaggggaaaaaaaaagcccAAGCAAAatggttttatatttattttttaaatgctttGATCTAAGAAAAAACTTCATCGAGCTAAATAGATTTCAACTcgtcctttttcctttttgtacgTATCACATAAGCAGATATATCTACAAGAAAAACGGGTTAAATTAGTTAAATAGAGTCTTTttgttacaataaattaatcataaaaactcatttttcttataaaatatgatGTCAATAATCACTTTCAATATTTCaagataaataatatgaaaCGTACAAAAGAAAATCTTTCGATAATTGAAGACCATATATGCATCTATTCATTCCCGTAAAGAGAGTTCGTCAACTTCCCCTTCATCACTTGctgcccatttttttttttaaagaagaaaaaaagaaaaagaaacagataGATTCATTTTCCAACTTATTCAAAGAatggaaaatatttaatttataaattttttttttataaaaataaacttacaaattaatataatatatatattatattataaaatgatattcatTATAAAATCTAgcgtattatattatatcaatttaagaatttagttttataaaatctctttaaattataatatttctcttaaaagaACTTCCAGTAGCACTACAGgttcttcaattcttctatGTGAGATTTATGTCGTGTTTGAATGGTAGAGTGAATGGTAATCTGACGTCACtcaactattatttaatattttattattattttttttatcacatttttactactatttataaatcatatgAGATCATCACCTCACTGTCCAAAGTTCTATACCAATAGTTGCCAACTCGATCCTAGgaatccatgcatgcatgcttgattTCACAAGTGGCCAGTGGGGTTAATACTGATGGAGAAGTTCTAACCACTCCACTGGGTTTGAAAATGGAGATCATAGGGtagaagattttattaaaattttaacgtACTCTTAATTAAGATTATGCAGATAGATAACATAAATCACAGCATGCATGATACCttttatttgatcatcacaCTTACACACTAagatattttacataaataaaaacccATGCAACTAGTACTGGTTCTACGTGCAATTAGGGAACCTTCTTCCATGAcgaattcattttttattttttcttggcatcttaatttttacttatttaattgCCGTACTGAATCCTGATATATTATCTTACACGTACGAAGTCCCTTATAAATTGCACCAtccttcttaattaattaatcatcaCTCGTGATAAATGGTAGCATCTGGTGCTTGCTCAAATTCTTCTGCAAATGCTCTTTCTTTAGAACCGTGGACTTGATCATCGGTGTAAGCTGAGAGGTTAGGTCTGGGTTCGAAGTCCTTGACAAACTTCTTCTCTGATTGATCGTGACCAACATCACCAAAACGCTGCTTGTGATCATGATCTTTATGGTTGAAATCCTCGACAAGCTGGTCTAATTTGTTGATCTCTGCTCCCAGCTCAGACATGTGATAGTCATCGgcattcttgttgagttgagatggCGAGGAATCCAGAGAAACAAGGATTTGAAGTGCTTCCGGCATGGGCTGTTCTTTCATAACACTAATCCAATATTCTCCAGGATCCTTTCTTGCTTCTATGCTATGATCTGCAGCCATCTGCTCCGCAAAAGATACAAAAGAAAACTCacaaattattatttgatcaagcccatctaattaatattcaaacacaggagtaaaataattaatttcctTACCAAGAGAACTGAGAAGAAGGCCATGAGCCTGCATGCAATACGAGGATTCATCACGTATGTTAGATCTATAAATTTATCGCAGCTCGTACAAAGCTCTTGTTAATGATGTTTTGTTATCAGCATGGAGTACCTATAAGTTCTAGGTATTTATAGACAGTATACGAAGAGATTCATTAATGCCTTTGAAAAGAATTGAAGTCCTCGGGACTCAAGAGGAGGAGCACCGCATCGAACCTAATCTACTCAATGATTTAGATCTGGTATTAATCTATTGATTAAACTGTTACGGATGATGGGAAAGTGGGACCAGTGCTTTTGTTTGTTGGAAAAGCGGGTCTTCTATAGATCTCTCTCCCACACACGTACACAATcacatatatgaatatatatattatatattgtaagcATGACAAAGTTATTCATCATTTCAGTAttgatttttctctttcaattcTAGTATAATTTTGATCATCTTGAGATTTTAAACGAACCAGACTCTGGTtaaaagtgatttaattaaatattgaatACATTGAAATTTAGactctataatatataatatattgctATCATGTTGTTTTTTAAAGAGTTTGTTACGTATAAGTAAagtcatataaatattaaattcttcatattcaaaatttaaattaacattatttttaataaaatttattttttcataaatcatattaaattaatgtatatattaatacgcAGTTATGTTTattgtgcttgtaactatatttttccttttttaaatacTTGTATAATTCGATTTTTCTGTAGGAGACTAAAGTTTAGGTTTGTTTTGGTTGGACTGATTACATTCTCTCATACTTGTTCAtccaaaaatcataaacaaGAGATTCAACATCTTAAAAGACAATTATTTATTACCACATAAGAAAGAAATCAACTGGAGGTGAGTACATATAGAACTTAATTTGGCGTTTTCTTTTTAGTTACTATACAATTTTCAAGTGCATTTTTTGGCTTAAAAAATGCTTACATATTTTAAGGTGTCATGGCTATATGTGAAACTCATACGTGCTCAGATATTATAGCTTTGATGTTGTTTCTTTTATTGATCCCTTGCATTTATTTACACAAAAAGTATGCAGAGGAGATACTTTTAAGCCAtcaattaataaatgaaatattgaAGCAAAACTTATCAAGAAATCTCCAAAAGGCTTGATGAATCTATTGCAAACATATCTATCATGAGGATGTTTTGTTAATGAAATAGGTCAAATCTATGTGCATCTTCAACTTTTATATAGTTTTACCTTTTTGAggacatttatttttattcttttggttaaatttattgtgctttgatttt from Carya illinoinensis cultivar Pawnee chromosome 6, C.illinoinensisPawnee_v1, whole genome shotgun sequence includes:
- the LOC122312786 gene encoding organ-specific protein S2-like, which encodes MNSRIAWLMAFFSVLLIAADHSIEARKDPGEYWISVMKKQPMPEALQIVIPLDSSPSQLNKNADDCHTSELGAEINKLDPLVEDFKHKDHDHKQRFADVGHESEKKFVASAYTDDHVHGSKEKAFAEEFEQAPDVTIYHELMAFFSVLLMAADHSIEARKDPGEYWISVMKEQPMPEALQILVSLDSSPSQLNKNADDYHMSELGAEINKLDQLVEDFNHKDHDHKQRFGDVGHDQSEKKFVKDFEPRPNLSAYTDDQVHGSKERAFAEEFEQAPDATIYHE